In Haliscomenobacter hydrossis DSM 1100, the DNA window GAATCATGGGGTTGATGCCAATGCGGGCTATCAGCCAACCATTGACCAAACCCACCAAAGTAGCTCCACTCAAACCCGCCAATACTGCCAGCGCCACGGGCACATCATGGTGATACATCAGGTAACCCGCCATACCCCCTGAAAAAGCCACGACCGATCCAACCGACAAGTCGAACATCCCTCCGATCATCAGAATCATCATGCCCACTGCAACAATGGTATCGATCGAGAGATTGAGTAAAACCTGCGAAAAATTGTCCCAGGTAGCAAATTGTGTCGGGAAAAGCAAGGTAAGCACCAGCATCAAGAACGCAATGGTGAGGGATAAACTGAGTACCCGGTCTTGTAAAATGTTGTTCAAGGTAAACTTTTGTGTGGTCATAGTGGTCGGGTTTTAGCCGTGAGTACCTGCGGCCAGGCTCAAAATCAGGGTTTCGGAGGCTTCGTTTTTATCCAGAATTTGCAGCAATCGGCCCCCGCGCATCACGCCAATGCGATCCGCAAGCAACAGCACTTCGGGCAGTTCACTCGAAATCAGCAAGATGCTCAATCCTTGCCGGGTGAGGTCTTTCAGGATTTGATAGATCTCGGCTTTAGCGCCCACGTCAATGCCGTGAGTTGGTTCGTCGATGATGAGCAAACTGGGCTGGGTAGCCAGCCATTTGGCCAGCACAACTTTTTGCTGATTTCCACCACTGAGTAGTCCAGCTTTTTGCTGGAGGGAAGGAGTTTTGATGTTCAATTTTTCCCGAAAATGAGTGGCAGCCACTGACGCCGAGACATCCACCCAGAAAGATTTGGACAACAACGAGGCTTGTACATTTTCGGCAATGCTGCGTTCCAAAAACACCCCGGCGGATTTGCGTTCTTCGGGTACATAGGCAATGCCTTGAGCGATGGCATCGGCGGGGTGCTTGAAATGGACTTCATGGCCATTGAGCAACACCTTTCCAGCGTAAATGGGGGCATCACCAAACAGCGCCAGCGCTAACTCCGTTCGCCCAGCACCAATCAACCCGGCCAGCGCAAAAATTTCGCCCTTTTTAATGTCAAAGGATATCTCCTGAAATCCAGGGCCAGTGATTTGCACTACGTCCAGACAAGGTTCATTTTTTGCATCCGTATAAAAACTTGATGCCAGTAAGGCTCGACCCACCATCAACTGAATGAGCTGTTCAGGATTCAACACAGCGGCGCTAAAACTCCCCTGCCCTACCCCGTCTTTCAAAACGGTAATGCGATCGGCGATTTGAAAAATTTCCGCCATGCGGTGCGAGATATAGATGATGGCTGTGCCTGTTTCCTTCAATTTTTGTAAGATCTTAAACAAAGCCGTGCTTTCTTTTTCTCCAATCGAAGAAGTGGGTTCGTCCAAAATCAACAATTTAGGCTGAGCGGCTAGGGCTTTGGCAATTTCGACCATTTGTTTTTGGGCAGGAGAAAGACTATTGACCAGGCTTTGTGGGGCAATGTCTTCGAGGCCCAAACGCTGGAGCAAATGCAGCGTTTGTTGCCGCAGCTGTTTAAAATCAATTAGTCCCCAGTTCGTTAGCGGTGGTTTTTGCACGTAAATATTTTCCGCCACACTCAGTTCATCCACCAAACTTCGTTCTTGGTATACGATGGCAATGCCCAAAGCTGCTGCTGCATGAAAAGAATTGAACCGGACGGGGCGGCCTTCCCAGATTAGTTCTCCATCATCAGGATCAATATTGCCCGCGATGATGTTCATCAAGGTGCTTTTCCCGGCGCCGTTTTCGCCACAAATGGCGTGGATCTCCCCTGCCTGAATGTGCAATGACACCTGGCTCAGCGCCTGAACGCCGGGATAAGCCTTGGAAATGTTTTTTAGCTCGAGCATGCCATTAAATTAGGTTGATGAGGGTTGATGAAAGTTGATAAGGGTTGATGGTTGTAATCTGAAACATCAACCCTTATCAACCTTCATCAACCCTTATCAACTTTAGCTAAAACCTGACCACCGCCCCCGTCTTTGCAGACTCATACGCCCCCCAAACCAGAGCCACCGTCTTGAGGTTGTCTGCCCCAGTTGTTTCACAAGGACCACCTTGCAAACCACTCAAGATGTCCTCGTTGCAATCGACAATACTGGAGTGTACCACGGCGTATTCCGGATCCAGCCAGGGATACATTTCTGGATAGATTTTTTCGGTGAATGTGCCTTCTTTGGTGGTGATTTTGAGTACAAAATCATTGCTGAGGTGGGCAGAGCCCAGGGTTCCTTCCACCAAGATCAGGGTTTGTGGAAAGGCTTCTTTTTCCAAAATCGAAGCATAGGACATTTCCACAAAACAATGCACTCCATTCTCCATTTCCATCAGCACATTGGCCACGTCTTCTCCTTTGATGCGGGGATTGACCCGTTTGGTCAAAGCATATAAAGATTCGGCTTCGCCAAAAAGAAAACGACAAATATCCAGCACATGCGAGCCGATATCGGTCAGGATAAAATGTTCCAGTCCAGCCAAAAAAGGTTGATTGTCGAATACCGGAAAAGCAGAACAAAAAGAGACCCTGGCCTTGAACACTGTACCAATTTCGCCACTGTCCAGCGCTTGCTTCAACTCCCGAATGGGTACTTGCCAGCGAAAATTTTCGTGGATAAACAGGGGGCTATGGTGGCTTTCGCAAAATTCAAGCATGGCCTTGGCCTCATTGAAAGTAGGAGCCATTGGTTTTTGGCAAATCACGGCTACGCCTTTTTCTGCGGCCTTTTGGGTAAAATATACGTGCGTATCCACATCCGTAATGATGTCGATAAAATCAAGTTCTTCCTGAGCAAATAACGCATCAATGTCGCCATACACCCTGGGCACTTTAAACTGCTTGGCCAAGGCTTCGGCTTTGTGCAGCGTACGGTTGTACAAGGCTACCAGCTCAACACCATCGATTTCCAGCCAGGCGGGGATCTGATATTTGGCCCAGAATCCGGTTCCAATCACGGCAAATCGCAATTTTTTCATGGTGTGCTATTGTGGTGCTTTGTAGCCTTTGCTGCTGTCATCCAGGATCAACACCCAGTCTTGGCCATAACCATTGCCGGGAGGGGTGAAGGTTTTGGAGCCTACATTGGGCACCTTGTCTCCTGCTTTCACTTCGCCGTTGCGCGGATTATACCAGGTAAGCGCCAGGGTTTTTCCACTGATTTTAGCCAAGTTGACGGTAAAAGGTCGCCCTTGAGAAGAATACACCATGAGGTAATCCTTACCCCGGGTAGCCTGTACCCGATCGTGCTCAGCACGGGCATTGGTAATTAAACTCTGGTCGGGAATGCGGTCCAGCATGGGACGCGATTCGATCAAACGGCGAAGGAATTTCATTTGGCTTGCACCTGGCAAATCCATGGCTTCTTGCCAGGTCATATGGGGCCCATTAATCGGTTCGCGGGTTTTATCGTACATCTGCCAAATGTCGTGGCAGCCGTAGGTATGCCCACAAGCCCCGGCAAATACATTCAGGTAAGCGTGTTTGCGCACATCGTAAGCGCTGGAAGTACCCAGGTCTTTGGCATTGAAGCACACCGGGTGGTCTTCATAAATGGTTTCGCCATCCAAAACCGGTTTGATCGGTGTTTTTTTGTAGGCGACTTGAATGCGATCCCAGACATTGTTTTCGCGGCAATGCCCCGTCTGAAACATGTTGAAATCCAGCCAGGCATCGTTGTGAAACCACTTGGCCGAGCCCGCGTCTTGCAAGTCATTGGGTTGGGGGTGGAAAGTCATCAACCCATTGTTGGCCCCGCCGATCCCTTCCGTAATCCCAGCGGCCATCGCCCGCCATACGGCGATGTCTTGTTCATTGCGCGGGTTGCGGTCGCCACCGAGAATCCAGACGATATTTTTGCGGTCTTTGTACCGAGCACCGATCCACTGGCCGTAGATTTTGGCATTTTCAGGATTAAATATTTCGGGCCCCACGCCCCAGCGGTCTTTGAACACTTTATCGCCCCAGGTGGGTAAAAGTCCAATGAACAGCCCCAATTCCGAGGCTTTGTCCACGATAAAATCGACGTGTTTGAAATAGGCATCATTGGGTGTATTGGGGTCGTTGTTCAGGAGGGGTTTGTCGCCGTAAGGATTGGGCGTATTGAGGCCATCCAATTCCGCAAGTGCTACTGCCTGGATAACGGTAAAGCCTTTTTCTGCCCGATTGCTCAGATATTGCGTGGCTTGTTCACGGTTCAGGCGATGAAACAATTCCCAGGCGGTATCACCCAGCCAAAAGAAGGCCGTCCCATCGGCTTTGACGAGATAGCGCTGGTTGGGGCTGACTTTAAGTGGGCCTTGGGCGTAAGTATGCATGCCCAGCAACATTGCGATGATGTAGGTAATCACTTTCATGTGTGTCTATTATGTTTTTTGTTTGATAAATGCCTCAAAATCGCTTTTGTTTTGAAGCAGCGTAATGCCCAAACGCTTACAAGGTTCTAAAAAGTCAGGGTCATAGCTGGCAATCAGCGAAATCTCATGCAAATGGCATAAAGCAAGAATCAAAGCATCGTTAGGCAAAAGATTGTATTGAGCCATTAGTTCTACCGAAGTTGAAAAAAGTAGTGGCTTATCTGATAGCCAGCTGATTTTCTCAACAAAAAAGTCTGGCTTTCTTGCATTTAGTGTTTGTCCAATTACTCCAGAAGATTTCAAAGCCAAAGGAGATTTACCTTCAAGTATGGCTAATAAGTGATACAAATATTCACTAGCTACAGCTTGGCTAATAAAAAGTTCATAGTTAGCATCGTCCAATAAACAATCAAGCAATTCTGTTTTTGAGCCCTTCCGATACTCAATCAAAATGGAGCTATCTAAAAAAACCTTATTGCTCATAAACATTCAATTCATCCGTTGGAAAATCTGGAAATAAGGCATCGCCTTTGTATTGTTGGGCAATTAGGTATCGTTCCGTATGTTCATTTACTTCATTGGAAACAGCCAATTTTTCGTATTGACTTAGCGGCTTTGGTTCATCTTTTGAAACCTCTGGGGACAAGAGAATGATAATTTCTAATTCATTATTGATGAAAGCTTCTGGAATTTCTATCGTCAATACGCCAGAAGTAGATTTTATTAAAGTTCTGATGGCTTGCATGATATTTATTTTTACAAAAATAGTGAAAAAGAAAGTGTGGTGCTTGTACAATTGATCTTTGACTCCCACCAAGCCATTAACGCTCCGTTATGTCACGTACCTGCTCGCGGATATCATCCATTTCAAAGATTTTTTGCCAGTTGTCGCGGAAAAGAATCGGCTTAGCGCGTTTGCTGATCTTGTAAGCTGCATCGGAAAAAGTGCCGTTGACTTCTTTGAACAATACTGCGATCTGGATGCGCAAATGTCCCAGCACAAAATCGCGAGCCGCAGCTTCGGGTACACCCAGCGTGATGATGCGGTCGTAACCTTCTCTGACCACTTCCATACAGGTTTGGGCCAGGGTTTCCACCATGGCCGGTTCCAGGATGGCCATTTGTTCCAGCGTGATGCGGTAGGTTTGATCTACCGGGGCGTACATATCCTGGGATACTTTTTCCCCAAGGGCATAATGGGCTTCGCTGCCCGCCATGAGTGCAACTACGATGGATTGTTTGGCCGAAACACCGCCGTAAAAATCGCGAAAAGCGGCCTCGGTAGGTTCCCAATTGAAGATGGAAGGATGGCATGGGTGGGCGATGACGTAACCCAAATCCTCGCGATGGGCGATTTTTCCATCCAGTGGCGCGGCGGGATCAAGGGTGAGTACGAGCGCACCTGGCTTCATCATTGGAATCAATTGTTGGGAGATGGCGCCGATGCTTACATCCGGTACGCCAAGGATCACAACATCGGCGTGGGGCACGCATGTTTCTGCTGCTATCGTCTGGATGCCTTTGGCGTCTAGTCGTTCTATCCCCGCTGACGCTATCTCAACGTAGCTGACCTCATAGTGAGCGTATTTGAGAAAGTTGTCGCTGAGTCGGCAGCCCATTTTTCCACCGGCTCCGATTAAGGCTATTTTGGTCATGGCATTTGTTTTTTAGGCCTGGTTTCACAATATTGTTTTCAGATAATCCAGACTTTCCAGTACCCCATTGTGTTCATTTTGCAAGGTTTCTGCTTCGGTATGTTGTGGCGAAGACCATAATTCCAAAGTTAGCGATTCACAACGTGGATATTTTTTCAATTCAGCAATGATTTCTGGGCAATTCAATACCCCCTGCCCTGCTGGACATCCCTCCACCCGGAAGCCCATCAAATGTGGCCACCGTTGGATGCGAATGTCTTTAAGGTGTAAGTTAACCGTGTAGGGAGCCAAAGTTTCCAATACGGTTTGAATACCTTCGTTTGCCCCCAGCGAATTGGCCGTGTCCAGACAAATGCCCACCCACTCAGGATCAGTTTGT includes these proteins:
- a CDS encoding sugar ABC transporter ATP-binding protein, with protein sequence MLELKNISKAYPGVQALSQVSLHIQAGEIHAICGENGAGKSTLMNIIAGNIDPDDGELIWEGRPVRFNSFHAAAALGIAIVYQERSLVDELSVAENIYVQKPPLTNWGLIDFKQLRQQTLHLLQRLGLEDIAPQSLVNSLSPAQKQMVEIAKALAAQPKLLILDEPTSSIGEKESTALFKILQKLKETGTAIIYISHRMAEIFQIADRITVLKDGVGQGSFSAAVLNPEQLIQLMVGRALLASSFYTDAKNEPCLDVVQITGPGFQEISFDIKKGEIFALAGLIGAGRTELALALFGDAPIYAGKVLLNGHEVHFKHPADAIAQGIAYVPEERKSAGVFLERSIAENVQASLLSKSFWVDVSASVAATHFREKLNIKTPSLQQKAGLLSGGNQQKVVLAKWLATQPSLLIIDEPTHGIDVGAKAEIYQILKDLTRQGLSILLISSELPEVLLLADRIGVMRGGRLLQILDKNEASETLILSLAAGTHG
- a CDS encoding Gfo/Idh/MocA family protein, whose amino-acid sequence is MKKLRFAVIGTGFWAKYQIPAWLEIDGVELVALYNRTLHKAEALAKQFKVPRVYGDIDALFAQEELDFIDIITDVDTHVYFTQKAAEKGVAVICQKPMAPTFNEAKAMLEFCESHHSPLFIHENFRWQVPIRELKQALDSGEIGTVFKARVSFCSAFPVFDNQPFLAGLEHFILTDIGSHVLDICRFLFGEAESLYALTKRVNPRIKGEDVANVLMEMENGVHCFVEMSYASILEKEAFPQTLILVEGTLGSAHLSNDFVLKITTKEGTFTEKIYPEMYPWLDPEYAVVHSSIVDCNEDILSGLQGGPCETTGADNLKTVALVWGAYESAKTGAVVRF
- a CDS encoding glycoside hydrolase family 140 protein; the protein is MKVITYIIAMLLGMHTYAQGPLKVSPNQRYLVKADGTAFFWLGDTAWELFHRLNREQATQYLSNRAEKGFTVIQAVALAELDGLNTPNPYGDKPLLNNDPNTPNDAYFKHVDFIVDKASELGLFIGLLPTWGDKVFKDRWGVGPEIFNPENAKIYGQWIGARYKDRKNIVWILGGDRNPRNEQDIAVWRAMAAGITEGIGGANNGLMTFHPQPNDLQDAGSAKWFHNDAWLDFNMFQTGHCRENNVWDRIQVAYKKTPIKPVLDGETIYEDHPVCFNAKDLGTSSAYDVRKHAYLNVFAGACGHTYGCHDIWQMYDKTREPINGPHMTWQEAMDLPGASQMKFLRRLIESRPMLDRIPDQSLITNARAEHDRVQATRGKDYLMVYSSQGRPFTVNLAKISGKTLALTWYNPRNGEVKAGDKVPNVGSKTFTPPGNGYGQDWVLILDDSSKGYKAPQ
- a CDS encoding PIN domain-containing protein — its product is MSNKVFLDSSILIEYRKGSKTELLDCLLDDANYELFISQAVASEYLYHLLAILEGKSPLALKSSGVIGQTLNARKPDFFVEKISWLSDKPLLFSTSVELMAQYNLLPNDALILALCHLHEISLIASYDPDFLEPCKRLGITLLQNKSDFEAFIKQKT
- a CDS encoding phosphogluconate dehydrogenase C-terminal domain-containing protein, producing MTKIALIGAGGKMGCRLSDNFLKYAHYEVSYVEIASAGIERLDAKGIQTIAAETCVPHADVVILGVPDVSIGAISQQLIPMMKPGALVLTLDPAAPLDGKIAHREDLGYVIAHPCHPSIFNWEPTEAAFRDFYGGVSAKQSIVVALMAGSEAHYALGEKVSQDMYAPVDQTYRITLEQMAILEPAMVETLAQTCMEVVREGYDRIITLGVPEAAARDFVLGHLRIQIAVLFKEVNGTFSDAAYKISKRAKPILFRDNWQKIFEMDDIREQVRDITER